GGCGACGCGTCCGCGTTCATGCGCTCCGCGCATCTGCACGACGCATTGCGCAACCCGGCGATGCGCCACGCGGCAGGCCGCATGCTCAAGGACATGCTGAACGACCTGCGCCCCGGCGGCGCATTGGGCGAAGACGCGTTTCTCTATTCGAAGGAAGCCTGGCACTATCTGACCGACCAGTACCGGCAGTTCTGCACGGACCCGTCGTTCGTCGATTACTTCTGGACCGTGCGCATCATGCACAAGCCGCTGTGGCAACTCGCGAAGATTGCCGAGGGTTTGCCGCGCGCGAAGATGTTCCATACGGTATCGACGGGATATGCGGGCTTTCTCGGCGCGCTCGCGCGCTATCGCCATGCGCGGCCCTTGCTCGTGTCGGAGCACGGCATCTATACGAAAGAACGCAAGATCGATCTGTTCCAGAGCGAATGGATACGCGACAACCGCAGTATCTTCGAACGCGACGTGTCGCAGATCGGCTATTTCCGCGACCTGTGGGTGCGCTTCTTCGAAACGCTCGGCCATGTGTGCTACGACGCGGCTGAAGACATCATCGCGCTGTATGAAGGCAATCGACGTCGGCAGATCATGGACGGCGCGCCCGAAGCGAAAACGGCCAACATTCCGAACGGCGTGAATCTGCCGAAGCTCGCGCCTTTACGCGCACAGCGCGCCGCCGGTGTGCCGAAGACGTTGTGCCTGATCGGCCGCGTGGTGCCGATCAAGGACATCAAGACCTTCATCCGCGCGATGCTGACCGTGGTGCGCCGCATGCCCGATGCCGAAGCGTGGATTGCCGGCCCGGAAAACGAGGACCCGTCGTATGCGGCGGAATGCCATGCGCTCGTCGAGAGCCTCGGCCTGAACGACAAGGTGAAGTTTCTCGGCTTCCAGAAGATCGACGAATTGCTGCCGAAATGCGGCGTGCTCGTGCTCAGCTCGATTTCGGAGGCGCTGCCGCTCGTCGTGCTCGAAGGCTTCGCGGCGGGCGTGCCGTCCGTCACGACGGACGTGGGTTCGTGCCGCCAGTTGATCTACGGGCTGGAGGGCGACGACGCGGCGCTCGGCGCGGCGGGCCGCGTCGTGCAGATCGCCGATCCGCGCGCGCTGGCCGAAGCCGCGCTCGATCTGCTCGACGAAGACAACTGGCATGCCGCGCAGCAGGCGGGCATTGCGCGCGTCGAGCGCTATTACACGCAGGACCAGATGGTCGGCTCTTATCGCGATCTGTACGCGCGGCTCACCGCGCAGGCCGATCTCGCCGATCCACCCGCATCGGAAGCCGGCCTTCTGATGCAGATGCCTCACTGAACGGGAACACGCGACCATGGCAGGCATTGGTTTCGAACTGCGCAAGATGCTCCGGCGCAACACGCTGCTGGGGCTGATGCAGGCTTACACGTACGCGGGCCTGATCGGCGCGGGGCCGTGGGTGCTGTCGATCGTCGGCATTCTGCTGATCGGCGTGCTCAGTATTCCGTTCGTGTTGCCCACGGGATTGATCACGCAGTTCCAGGTGTCGGTCACGTATCTGATTTCGCTGTCGCTCGTGTTGACGGGGCCGTTGCAGCTTGCGTACACGCGTTTCACATCCGACCGCTTGTTCGAAAAGCGCCGTGATCTCGTGCTGCCGAATTTTCATGCGGTGATGTTCATCGTCACGGTGGCTTCGA
The Paraburkholderia terrae genome window above contains:
- the pelF gene encoding GT4 family glycosyltransferase PelF; amino-acid sequence: MFSSKTPSLPHADSADIALLLEGTFPYVSGGVSSWVNQVIRAFPEYSFALCFLGSRPQDYPKMQYALPDNVVHLENHYLYNFAPPPLVHKQRGDASAFMRSAHLHDALRNPAMRHAAGRMLKDMLNDLRPGGALGEDAFLYSKEAWHYLTDQYRQFCTDPSFVDYFWTVRIMHKPLWQLAKIAEGLPRAKMFHTVSTGYAGFLGALARYRHARPLLVSEHGIYTKERKIDLFQSEWIRDNRSIFERDVSQIGYFRDLWVRFFETLGHVCYDAAEDIIALYEGNRRRQIMDGAPEAKTANIPNGVNLPKLAPLRAQRAAGVPKTLCLIGRVVPIKDIKTFIRAMLTVVRRMPDAEAWIAGPENEDPSYAAECHALVESLGLNDKVKFLGFQKIDELLPKCGVLVLSSISEALPLVVLEGFAAGVPSVTTDVGSCRQLIYGLEGDDAALGAAGRVVQIADPRALAEAALDLLDEDNWHAAQQAGIARVERYYTQDQMVGSYRDLYARLTAQADLADPPASEAGLLMQMPH